A stretch of DNA from Pseudomonadota bacterium:
TGATTCAGAAATTAATGCCTGTTTAAAAAACATATAAAAAATCAGTTATATAATAATATTTAAAGGAGTGGGGATTAATGATTTAGGTTTATTGAAAAATAAAGGTTCTGATAAGGAATATTATGTTAACCATTATTTATTACTTTTTATAATTTTAATTATTTCCTCTATTTTTCTGTCTCTAACAAAGTATTTAACACTAGATCCTTCTCTTTCATTCTCAACTATGCCCTTGCTTCTTAGAATTGATAGATGTTGTGAAACAGTTGATTGTGGAAGATCCAAATATTTCCATATATTTCTTACACACTTTTCATTTTCTAATAATGTTTCTATAATTTTTATTCTTATAGGGTGACCGATGGTTTTGAATATGTCTGCCCATTTTAAATATGAATTGTCTTTCATATGAGAAGAAAATACTATTCAAATATTATTAATAAGTCAAATAAATAAAACAATTATTA
This window harbors:
- a CDS encoding metalloregulator ArsR/SmtB family transcription factor, encoding MKDNSYLKWADIFKTIGHPIRIKIIETLLENEKCVRNIWKYLDLPQSTVSQHLSILRSKGIVENEREGSSVKYFVRDRKIEEIIKIIKSNK